The Macaca fascicularis isolate 582-1 chromosome 1, T2T-MFA8v1.1 genome includes a window with the following:
- the DRAM2 gene encoding DNA damage-regulated autophagy modulator protein 2 isoform X9, giving the protein MGSLYMFVQTILSYQMQPKIHGKQVFWIRLLLVIWCGVSAFSMLTCSSILHSGNFGTDLEQKLHWNPEDKGYVLHMITTAAEWSMSFSFFGFFLTYIRDFQKISLRVEANLHGLTLYDTAPCPINSERTRLLSRDI; this is encoded by the exons ATGGGCTCATTATATATGTTTGTTCAGACCATCCTTTCCTACCAAATGCAGCCCAAAATCCATGGCAAGCAAGTCTTCTGGATCAGACTATTGTTGGTTATCTGGTGTGGAGTAAGTGCATTTAGCA TGCTGACTTGCTCATCAATTTTGCACAGTGGCAATTTTGGGACTGATTTAGAGCAGAAACTCCATTGGAACCCCGAGGACAAA GGTTATGTGCTTCACATGATCACTACCGCAGCAGAATGGTCtatgtcattttccttctttggCTTTTTCCTGACTTACATTCGTGATTTTCAG aaAATTTCTTTACGGGTGGAAGCCAATTTACATGGATTAACCCTCTATGACACTGCACCTTGCCCTATTAACAGTGAACGAACACGGCTACTTTCCAGAGATATTTGA